The following proteins are co-located in the Lacticaseibacillus paracasei subsp. paracasei genome:
- a CDS encoding LysR family transcriptional regulator: MELRTLRYLVAIADAGTITAAANAIHISQPALSRQMQELETELGTKLFNRKSRAISLTANGTYLVNRARQILTLTDAAVADIVDDHAVSGTLAIGLGESRLNQIVLKAAQQLIAAFPDVTLQLYSGNADDIKERLDHGLLDFGVVIDPADTYKYAYRRIPGENRWGLLIPISDPLAAQTAISPETIRGQALIVSEREPVVKMLTDWAGHAFNPNQVVARYNLIYNAGLLAQLGSGYIVGLSHLIGHDEMQLEFVPFSPTLTTKMALIWTKNVPMSGAAQKFLEIFNQLIETV; encoded by the coding sequence ATGGAATTACGAACATTGCGCTATCTCGTGGCGATTGCCGACGCCGGTACGATTACGGCCGCTGCCAATGCCATCCATATTTCGCAACCTGCTTTGTCGCGGCAAATGCAGGAGTTGGAAACAGAACTCGGTACAAAGCTGTTTAACCGAAAAAGTCGGGCAATAAGCTTAACCGCTAATGGGACGTATTTGGTGAATCGCGCCAGACAAATTCTCACGTTGACAGACGCTGCGGTTGCAGACATTGTCGATGACCATGCCGTCAGCGGTACGCTGGCAATTGGTCTTGGCGAGTCACGACTTAATCAGATTGTGTTAAAGGCAGCGCAACAATTGATCGCTGCTTTTCCTGATGTGACACTGCAGCTATACAGCGGCAATGCCGATGATATTAAGGAGCGGTTAGACCATGGTTTACTCGACTTTGGCGTCGTGATTGATCCGGCCGACACGTATAAATATGCCTATCGCCGTATCCCAGGTGAAAATCGCTGGGGCCTTCTCATCCCCATTTCCGATCCGCTAGCGGCGCAAACCGCTATTTCACCAGAAACGATTCGGGGTCAGGCGTTGATCGTTTCGGAACGCGAACCAGTTGTCAAAATGCTCACTGATTGGGCCGGCCACGCCTTTAACCCTAATCAAGTCGTGGCTCGCTACAACTTGATTTACAATGCTGGTCTGCTTGCTCAACTCGGTTCCGGGTATATTGTCGGTCTCAGCCATTTAATCGGCCATGATGAAATGCAGCTAGAATTCGTTCCCTTTTCGCCGACACTAACCACCAAGATGGCCTTAATCTGGACGAAAAACGTCCCAATGTCTGGCGCCGCCCAGAAATTTTTGGAAATTTTCAACCAATTAATCGAGACTGTTTAA
- a CDS encoding ArsR/SmtB family transcription factor, with the protein MNIEQADQTMANIFKVLGEPHRIEILRILYHAGRELTCSEVSAQLNLSKSTVSYHFRAMRLAGLTNTRQVAQIKYLSINTAVFDRFLPGFLATL; encoded by the coding sequence ATGAATATCGAACAAGCAGATCAAACAATGGCGAATATTTTTAAAGTTCTAGGTGAACCGCATCGAATTGAGATTTTGCGTATCCTTTATCATGCTGGTCGAGAATTGACGTGCTCAGAAGTCAGTGCCCAGTTAAATTTGAGTAAATCGACAGTGTCATATCATTTTCGAGCTATGCGGTTAGCGGGCTTGACGAATACGCGCCAAGTAGCACAAATCAAGTATCTGTCTATCAATACGGCAGTTTTTGATCGGTTTTTACCGGGGTTTTTAGCGACCCTGTAA
- a CDS encoding carboxymuconolactone decarboxylase family protein translates to MAKQTAGRKQLEKFAPQFAALNDDVLFGEVWAKENELSAHDRSMITIACLMTSGDFPQLKAHLQLGKEHGLTKEEVVAEITHLAFYAGWPKAWSAFNLAKEVYGE, encoded by the coding sequence ATGGCAAAACAAACAGCAGGACGCAAACAGTTGGAAAAATTTGCCCCACAGTTTGCTGCATTGAATGACGATGTTTTGTTTGGGGAAGTTTGGGCAAAAGAGAATGAACTGTCTGCCCATGATCGCAGCATGATCACGATTGCTTGCCTTATGACCAGTGGCGATTTTCCACAACTCAAAGCCCATTTACAATTAGGAAAAGAACACGGCCTGACGAAAGAGGAAGTCGTTGCTGAAATCACTCATCTCGCTTTTTACGCCGGCTGGCCAAAGGCGTGGTCTGCGTTTAATCTGGCGAAAGAAGTGTATGGCGAATGA
- a CDS encoding glutathione S-transferase family protein produces MLKLFYASGTSAMAPHILLTDAGLNFELEKVNLDQKTWRGGDYDQINAKSYVPTLQIAPEQYLTECAVILEYIDFQARQNDSSNYATDEYWQERVWLNYIATELHKNFISPFRKGNWLPNTDDSKRLVWQRVAPRLAYVEARFQGPWLMGQHFSMTDPYLFVMTNWMHRLDFSFDHLPKLKAFDERMRQRPSVQEVLRVEGKPHSVTDG; encoded by the coding sequence ATGCTTAAATTATTTTATGCTTCAGGAACCAGTGCAATGGCGCCGCATATTCTACTGACTGACGCGGGACTTAATTTTGAGTTGGAAAAGGTGAACTTAGATCAAAAAACTTGGCGCGGTGGCGATTACGATCAAATCAACGCCAAGTCTTATGTGCCGACCTTGCAAATAGCGCCAGAACAATACTTAACAGAATGTGCTGTGATTTTAGAGTACATTGACTTTCAAGCCCGACAAAATGATAGTAGCAATTATGCCACAGATGAATACTGGCAGGAGCGGGTGTGGCTCAACTATATTGCCACAGAACTCCACAAAAACTTTATTTCGCCTTTTCGGAAGGGTAATTGGCTACCTAATACGGATGATAGCAAACGGTTGGTGTGGCAGCGAGTTGCCCCGCGACTAGCTTATGTTGAAGCACGGTTTCAGGGACCATGGCTAATGGGGCAGCATTTTTCAATGACGGATCCTTATCTGTTTGTCATGACAAATTGGATGCACCGGCTTGATTTTTCATTTGATCATTTGCCAAAATTAAAGGCCTTTGACGAGCGAATGCGACAACGGCCAAGTGTGCAGGAAGTTCTGCGGGTGGAAGGGAAGCCGCACAGCGTTACTGATGGTTAA
- a CDS encoding cupin domain-containing protein — translation MNDKNQNAGLFGLGEANTAYQQYFTGNSYLNGLVAAADEIDVTVANVTFEPGCRNNWHIHHNGFQILLVTSGEGWYQEAGKPAQLLHPGDVVTIHEGVKHWHGATKDSWFSHVAITKGTSEWLEPVSDQAYSQLTEAQ, via the coding sequence ATGAATGACAAGAATCAAAACGCCGGACTTTTCGGCTTAGGTGAAGCTAATACCGCTTACCAACAGTATTTTACGGGCAACAGTTATCTGAATGGTTTGGTCGCCGCGGCAGATGAGATCGATGTGACTGTTGCCAACGTGACATTCGAACCTGGTTGCCGGAACAATTGGCATATTCATCACAATGGTTTTCAGATTTTACTGGTCACAAGCGGTGAGGGCTGGTACCAGGAAGCCGGTAAGCCAGCACAATTGCTGCATCCCGGTGATGTGGTCACGATTCATGAAGGCGTGAAGCACTGGCACGGCGCAACCAAAGACAGCTGGTTTAGTCATGTGGCGATCACCAAAGGTACTAGTGAATGGTTGGAACCTGTTTCGGATCAAGCTTATTCGCAGCTAACGGAGGCACAATAA